The segment CCGACTGAGGAACCACAGCAGGAAGAAGAACGCGAAGTACACGAGCGACCAGCGGAAGCTCATTTCGCTGATCATCGTGGTCGCCTGCTGCAGACCCAGCCAGCCCAGGATCACGAAGGCCACCACGAATGCCGCCAGGTTGAACTTGGCCGCGAACGAGCGGTAGCGCATCGACAGCACCGGGTTGCGGTCCAGCCAGGGGATGAAGAACAGCATCACCACCGCGAGGCCCATGGCCACCACGCCGAGGAACGGATCCGGCACGGAACGCAGCACCGAGTACATCGAGGTGAAGTACCAGACCGGCGGAATCAGTTCAGGGGTGACCAGCGGATCGGCCGGGATCATGTTGTCCGGCTTCAGGAACAGACCGCCGCCCATCGGGAAGAAGAACATGATGACCGCGAACACCATCAGGAAGACACCGACGCCGACGATGTCCTTCACGGTGTAGTACGGGTGGAACGGGATGCCGTCCTTCGGGATGCCGTTCTCGTCCTTGTTCTTCTTGATCTCGACGCCGTCGGGGTTGTTCGAACCCACTTCGTGCAGCGCGATGATGTGCGCGGCTACCAGCAGGATCAGCACCAGCGGCAGGGCAATCACGTGCAGCGCGAAGAAACGCGTGAGCGTAGCGTCGGACAGCAGGAAGTCACCGCGGATCCAGGTCACCAGGTCCGGCCCAATGTACGGGATGGTCTGGAACAGGTTCACGATCACCTGCGCGCCCCAGTAGGACATCTGGCCCCACGGCAGCAGGTAGCCGGCGAAGGCTTCGGCCATCAGCACCAGATAGATCAGCACACCAAAGATCCAGATCAACTCGCGCGGCTTCTTGTAGGAGCCGTACAGCAGCGCCCGGAACATGTGCAGATAGACCACCACGAAGAACATCGAGGCGCCCGTGGAGTGCATGTAGCGGATCAGCCAGCCCCACTCCACATCACGCATGATGTACTCGACCGATGCGAAGGCCAGCTCGGCATCGGGCTTGTAGAACATGGTCAGGAAGATGCCGGAGACGATCTGGATGACCAGCACCAGCAGGGCGAGGGAACCGAAGAAATACCAGAAGTTGAAGTTCTTCGGCGCATAATACTGAGCCAGATGTTCGTTCCACATCTGGGACAGGGGGAAGCGGGCGTCAACCCAGCCCAGCAGCCCACCCTGCCACTTTTCCGCGGGATTACCGGCCATCAGACAGCTCCTCCGTCTTCATCTTCACCCACGAGCAGCAGGTTGTCCGTGATGTAGTGGTGCGGCGGCACCTCCAGGTTGTCGACTGCCGGCATGTTGCGATAGACGCGGCCGGCCATGTCGAAGCGGGAACCGTGGCAACCGCACAGCCAGCCGCCCTGCCAGTCGGAACCCATACCGGGATCACCGATCTCCGGGCGGAACGACGGCGAGCACCCGAGGTGGGTGCAGATCCCGATCAGCACCAGGATTTCCGGCTTGATCGAGCGGTGCTCGTTCTGCGCGTATTCCGGCTGCTGGGCCTCGTTCTCGGAGTCCGGATCGCGCAGGCGATCGGTCACCTGGGACAAACCTTCCAGCATCTCGTCGGTACGCCGCACGATCCAGATCGGCTGTCCCCGCCACTCGATGCTGACGCGCTGGCCGGGCTCGACCTCGGTCACGTCGAACTCGACCGGGGCCCCTGCTGCCTGAGCGCGAGCGCTAGGCTGCAAGGACGCCAGGAACGGAGTCGCGACCGCAACGACACCGGCACCGCCGACGACTGATGTGGCAGCGACGAGGAACCGACGACGGCCTCGATTTACGCCTTGGTTTGCCATGTTTGTCTCTCCAAACAACGTGTTGAAATCGTGTCCCGGCAGCCACTCGATACGCGTACGAGGGTGCGGAGATGCCCGCAGACTGCCCCGTGAGCGCGCCGCCCTGGGCGCGCTCACGGGCGAACGGGCAGGCCACCGCGGGGCGGCCAGTAAAATCCGATAGAATTCCCGAACACGCTAATAAGGTCAAGTAGGTGAATACCTTAAGACCGGGCGGACGGCCTCTCCAGACGCGCCCAATCGATTATAAGTTATTCATGATAAAGGCGGGATTTCAGCGCCCCCAGCAAGAGCAGATTGCCCCGCGAATGTGCGCTCGCCGGGGCGCCGTTCAAGCGGGGTTGTCGATGTCGATAAACCGATGCTCCAGACCGAAGCGCTCGGCGCACCACTCCCCCAGGGCAGGCGCCCCGTAGCGCTCGGTCGCATGATGTCCGGCGGCGAAGTAGTGCACCCCGCTCTCGCGCGCCTCGTGGGTGGTCTGCTCGGAGATCTCGCCACTGATATAGGCGTCCACGCCCTGCGCCGCCGCCTCCATCAGCAATGACTGCGCCCCGCCGGTGCACCAGGCAAGCCGCCGGATCGGCCGCTCGCCGCCCGGCACCCACAGACACTCGCGCCCCAGCACAGCCGAGATGTGGTCGCGCAGGTCCGCCCCCGACACTTCGGCGGCGGGGCGCCCGTACTGGCCCACGCCGTCCTCGCGCAGCACGCCCTCGATCGCGAACCCGAGGCGATTGGCCAGCTGCGTGTTGTTGCCCAGCTCCGGGTGCGCGTCCAGCGGCAGGTGGTAGGCCACCAGGTTGATATCGTGCTCCAGCAGCCGGCGCAGGCGTTCGCGCTTCATGCCGGTGACCACCTCCGGCTCGCCCTTCCAGAAATAGCCGTGATGCACCAGGATCGTGTCGGCCCCGTCCGCGATCGCGGCCTCGACCAGCGCCAGCGAAGCCGTCACCCCGCTGACGATGCGGCGCACCTGGGCCCGTCCCTCCACCTGCAGCCCGTTCGGGCAATAGTCGCGAAAGCGCTCCGGCTGGAGCTCTTCGTTCAGGGCCTGCATTAATACGTCACGTTCGATCACGATCGGTTCTCCGGCTGGACCGGGATCGGCGGCTGTGCAGCCCATCCCATTTCGGTATATTCGCTATATGGTGAATTTCTCGCGTTTCCTGCTGCAAGCCGCCCTGACCGGCGTGGCGATCGCCGTAGTCGTCGCCGTGTTCTTTCCCCATGTGCTCGACCGCGACCGGGCCGAGCGGGCGGAGCTGCAAGTCGCCACCCCGCTTTCCACGACCAACGGGGCCGCGGTCAGCTATGCCGACGGGGTCGAGCGCGCCGCGCCGGCCGTGGTCAACATCATGACCTCGCGCGTGCTCGACACCCCTGGCATCCTTGACCTGCACGAGTTCTTTGGCCAGCCCATGCCCCCGGGCGACACCGAGCAGGCCAGCCTGGGCTCCGGTGTAATCATGACCGATCGGGGCCATATCCTGACCAATCACCACGTGATCGAGGAGGCCGACGCGATCGCCGTGGTCCTGCCCAATGGCGACGCCCATCCGGTCGAGATCATCGGCATCGACCCCGATACCGACCTCGCCGTCCTGCGCATCCGTACCGACGAGGTGGCAGTGGCCACGGTTGGCCACTCCCGCGACCTGCGCGTCGGCGACGTCGTACTCGCGATCGGCAACCCCTTCGGCGTCGGGCAGACCGTGACCCAGGGGATCGTCTCCGCCACCGGGCGCAACCAGCTCGGGATTAACACCTTCGAGGACTTTATCCAGACCGACGCAGCGATCAATCCCGGCAACTCCGGTGGCGCGCTGATCAATGCCAAGGGCGAGGTCATCGGCATCAACACCGCGATCTTCTCGCGCTCCGGGGGCTCGCACGGCATCGGCTTCGCGATCCCGGTGGACCTCGCCCGTGACGTGATGACCGAGATCATCGAACAGGGCTATGTCGCCCGCGGATGGCTGGGGATCGAGGTCCAGGCGATGAACCGCGAACTGGCTGATTCCTTCGGGCTGGATGCCCCGCGCGGAGTGCTGGTCGCCGGCATCCTGCGGGACGGCCCCGCCCAGGAGGCCGGCATCGAGATCGGCGACGCGATCACCCATCTCAATGGCGACGCGGTCAACAGCCCGCGCGAAGCCCTGAATGTCATTGCACGAACCGATCCAGGCGCCGACCTGTCGATCAAGCTCCTGCGCGACGGCGAGGAAGTCGAACTCGAGGCGAGTGTCGCCCAGCGTCCGATCTGACACCCAATGGCATCTCCCGGATATCCGGGAGATGCCCCTTTAGCTACCCGTTGGCCGGGGAACTGACCGTGGTCAGTATGGCCGTAACCAGCAGCACCAGCCCGACCAGCCCGATCTCCATCGCGATACTGCGCCGGAGGCGCTGCGGGGCCCGGGGCTCGCCCCGCTCGAAGGCCGGCACCAGGCGCCACTTGTTGGACGCCGCCAGCAGCAGGAGCAGCGCGACGACCAGGACCTTGCCGATCAGGAACTGCCCGTAACCGGTCGTGAGCAGAGGTGTGACACCGCCGAGCAGCAGCGCAGCGAGCACAACACCCGCGAGCACCAGCAGGCCCACACCAAACACCGCCACCCGACCGAAGCGATCCAGGATACGTACGGCATCCGCTCCGCCAGGTGGGTGCCTCGCCAGGCGATACAGCGGCCACAACGACCCAACCCAGAAGGCCGCCGCCAGCAGGTGGACCACCAGCAGGCTGCCCAGCAGCCATCGGGGTTCGTCGACCGTGTGCCCGACCTGCACAAAGGCCAGCATAACCAGCAACACACCCCCAAGACTCAAGCCATGCCCAAGCCCCGGCAGCCGCCGGGCATCCAGCAGGATTGCCTGCACCAGCAGCAAACCGCTCACGGCAAGGATCAGCTGGGTCCCCTGGGCGCCCTCGAACACCATCCCTAGCAACATCGGATCGACCGCGGCGGCACCATTGCCACCGCCGAGATACCCGGCCTGTAGCGGCCACTCGATCAGGGCCAGCGCGATCGCGACCCAGGCCGCGATCGCGCCCAAGCGACTGGCCGCCTGCCGCTCCGGATCAGGCAGATCCGGAAACGCCAGGCGAAACAGTACCGCGCCGGCCGCCAGCAGTGCGCCGGCATAGAACCCGGCCATCACCAGCATCATGGCGACCGTCCAGGCATCCACCCCGGCTAGTGCGGACAGCCAGGCCACGGCTCAGTCCTCGACCGTAAAGCGGAAGGTCCCGGACATCATGTGGCCGTCGCGGGCCAGACCACGCCAGCGCACTTCGTAGTTGCCGGGCTCCATCGAGCCGGCCGGTTTCACGTGGTATTCCTCGGTCGGATCACTGCCCGGCTCGTTCTCCAGGGACACGCGCCCTTGCGGGCCGATGACATCGAACTGGGTGATGCGCATCGCGCCATCGAAGTGAATCCCGATCTCCTCCGGAGTGCCCTGCACCGTGGAACCGTCCTCCGGGACCTGGCCCATCTCGCCCTCGTGGGCCATCAGGGGAGCGGCAAAAGCCAGCAGCAGGGCCGCAAGGGCGGAACGCAGTGTATTGCGGGTACGAATCGTCATCATGATGAGTTTCCTCTCGATATAAAGTGCAGTCGTGTCATGTCAGAGTCCGCCGACCACAGGCCACCGGGGGCTGCCTTGCGGCGGCCCCGGCGCCCGCGCCGGCGGAAGCTCAGTGGTTATGGCCTTCGTGGCCGTTGTGTCCTCCATGCCCCCCGTGGCCACCATGCCCGCCGTGGGCATCGCGGCTCGGGGTCGGAAGCCCGTCGGAATCCGCACCGGCAACCTTGCCGCGGCGAACCGGATTGCCGAAATCGGGATCACTGCTCACGCGGCGAGCGACCTCCCCGTCCGGGTGCCAGTACCAGCCGGGATCACTGAAATCCCCGGGCTCCTGGTCGTCGCGCACCTTGATCAGGGTGAACATCCCGCCCATGCCGATGTTGCCGAACGGACCCTGGCCCATCCCCATCGGCAGCGTGTTTTCGGGGCCGCGCATGTGGCCGCCATCGGTATGATCCTGATGGTCCGCCATGCCGTGTTCGCCCATGGCCATGTATCCCGGCAGCAGCGTGCGGATCTCGTCCTCGAGGCCGGATTGATCCACGCCCAGGGTATTGGCAATGCCATGGCCCATCGGGTTCATGGTGTGGTGCGACATGTGACAGTGGAATGCCCAGTCACCGGGCGGCGCGACGAACTCGATGTCGCGCGTCTGGCCGACCGCCACAATCTCGGTGGTCTCCTTGCGCCACTGCTCGCGCGGCCAGCGCCCGCCGTCGGATCCGGTCACCTCGAACGATACCCCGTGGACGTGCATCGGGTGGTTCCACATCGACAGATTGCCCATGCGGACGCGCACGCGCTCGCCGGTCTTCGCCACCAGCGAGTCGATGGCCGGGAACACCTTGGAGTTCATCGACCACAGATCGAAATCCACCATGATCGACGGATCGGGCGTACGCGTACCGGGATGCAGGGCCCAGTTGTGCAGCAGGATCGCGTAGTCGCGGTCCACCGGCTCGATCTCGCCATCCTTCGGGTGAATGATGAACATCCCCATCATCCCCATCGCCATCTGCACCATCTCGTCGGCATGCGGGTGGTACATGTGCGTGCCGTG is part of the Thioalkalivibrio sp. K90mix genome and harbors:
- a CDS encoding cytochrome b N-terminal domain-containing protein, with protein sequence MAGNPAEKWQGGLLGWVDARFPLSQMWNEHLAQYYAPKNFNFWYFFGSLALLVLVIQIVSGIFLTMFYKPDAELAFASVEYIMRDVEWGWLIRYMHSTGASMFFVVVYLHMFRALLYGSYKKPRELIWIFGVLIYLVLMAEAFAGYLLPWGQMSYWGAQVIVNLFQTIPYIGPDLVTWIRGDFLLSDATLTRFFALHVIALPLVLILLVAAHIIALHEVGSNNPDGVEIKKNKDENGIPKDGIPFHPYYTVKDIVGVGVFLMVFAVIMFFFPMGGGLFLKPDNMIPADPLVTPELIPPVWYFTSMYSVLRSVPDPFLGVVAMGLAVVMLFFIPWLDRNPVLSMRYRSFAAKFNLAAFVVAFVILGWLGLQQATTMISEMSFRWSLVYFAFFFLLWFLSRERSAAVSLILFAVVVGIYTLYDITRFDPSDASLIMWSWLIPTVHLFVCMVVPVFARGLGRDRAVPERVTS
- the petA gene encoding ubiquinol-cytochrome c reductase iron-sulfur subunit, with the translated sequence MANQGVNRGRRRFLVAATSVVGGAGVVAVATPFLASLQPSARAQAAGAPVEFDVTEVEPGQRVSIEWRGQPIWIVRRTDEMLEGLSQVTDRLRDPDSENEAQQPEYAQNEHRSIKPEILVLIGICTHLGCSPSFRPEIGDPGMGSDWQGGWLCGCHGSRFDMAGRVYRNMPAVDNLEVPPHHYITDNLLLVGEDEDGGAV
- a CDS encoding Nif3-like dinuclear metal center hexameric protein — translated: MIERDVLMQALNEELQPERFRDYCPNGLQVEGRAQVRRIVSGVTASLALVEAAIADGADTILVHHGYFWKGEPEVVTGMKRERLRRLLEHDINLVAYHLPLDAHPELGNNTQLANRLGFAIEGVLREDGVGQYGRPAAEVSGADLRDHISAVLGRECLWVPGGERPIRRLAWCTGGAQSLLMEAAAQGVDAYISGEISEQTTHEARESGVHYFAAGHHATERYGAPALGEWCAERFGLEHRFIDIDNPA
- a CDS encoding trypsin-like peptidase domain-containing protein, whose translation is MVNFSRFLLQAALTGVAIAVVVAVFFPHVLDRDRAERAELQVATPLSTTNGAAVSYADGVERAAPAVVNIMTSRVLDTPGILDLHEFFGQPMPPGDTEQASLGSGVIMTDRGHILTNHHVIEEADAIAVVLPNGDAHPVEIIGIDPDTDLAVLRIRTDEVAVATVGHSRDLRVGDVVLAIGNPFGVGQTVTQGIVSATGRNQLGINTFEDFIQTDAAINPGNSGGALINAKGEVIGINTAIFSRSGGSHGIGFAIPVDLARDVMTEIIEQGYVARGWLGIEVQAMNRELADSFGLDAPRGVLVAGILRDGPAQEAGIEIGDAITHLNGDAVNSPREALNVIARTDPGADLSIKLLRDGEEVELEASVAQRPI
- a CDS encoding copper resistance D family protein yields the protein MAWLSALAGVDAWTVAMMLVMAGFYAGALLAAGAVLFRLAFPDLPDPERQAASRLGAIAAWVAIALALIEWPLQAGYLGGGNGAAAVDPMLLGMVFEGAQGTQLILAVSGLLLVQAILLDARRLPGLGHGLSLGGVLLVMLAFVQVGHTVDEPRWLLGSLLVVHLLAAAFWVGSLWPLYRLARHPPGGADAVRILDRFGRVAVFGVGLLVLAGVVLAALLLGGVTPLLTTGYGQFLIGKVLVVALLLLLAASNKWRLVPAFERGEPRAPQRLRRSIAMEIGLVGLVLLVTAILTTVSSPANG
- a CDS encoding copper resistance CopC family protein, with the protein product MMTIRTRNTLRSALAALLLAFAAPLMAHEGEMGQVPEDGSTVQGTPEEIGIHFDGAMRITQFDVIGPQGRVSLENEPGSDPTEEYHVKPAGSMEPGNYEVRWRGLARDGHMMSGTFRFTVED
- a CDS encoding multicopper oxidase family protein encodes the protein MKRRNFLLAAGAAMLPATTLTRVMAETGHEHHNEGETTPGERTDQGYMPVHTPNGWTLPYEMNNGVKEFHLVAEEIEHEFAPGSVARCWGYNGTTPGPTIEAVEGDKVRIYVTNRLPEYTSVHWHGIHLPSGMDGVKGVTQPPIHPGETFVYEFELNQHGTHMYHPHADEMVQMAMGMMGMFIIHPKDGEIEPVDRDYAILLHNWALHPGTRTPDPSIMVDFDLWSMNSKVFPAIDSLVAKTGERVRVRMGNLSMWNHPMHVHGVSFEVTGSDGGRWPREQWRKETTEIVAVGQTRDIEFVAPPGDWAFHCHMSHHTMNPMGHGIANTLGVDQSGLEDEIRTLLPGYMAMGEHGMADHQDHTDGGHMRGPENTLPMGMGQGPFGNIGMGGMFTLIKVRDDQEPGDFSDPGWYWHPDGEVARRVSSDPDFGNPVRRGKVAGADSDGLPTPSRDAHGGHGGHGGHGGHNGHEGHNH